Proteins from one Deltaproteobacteria bacterium genomic window:
- a CDS encoding type II toxin-antitoxin system HicB family antitoxin: MKFSAVIRKEDRFYVARCPELNVTSQGKTFEEAKDNLVEAIELYVESFGADDIPEEKEPPIWTSLEVHPHA; encoded by the coding sequence ATGAAGTTCTCGGCTGTCATTAGAAAAGAAGACAGATTCTACGTCGCCCGGTGCCCGGAGCTGAATGTCACCAGCCAGGGAAAAACCTTCGAAGAGGCCAAAGATAACCTTGTTGAGGCCATTGAGCTTTATGTCGAAAGTTTTGGCGCCGACGATATTCCGGAAGAAAAAGAGCCTCCCATCTGGACCTCTCTAGAGGTTCATCCCCATGCCTAA
- a CDS encoding type II toxin-antitoxin system HicA family toxin, giving the protein MPKLPVLSGKELIDILVRLGFEEIRQKGSHVSLQKIIGDKKFRTVVPLHKELAKGTLRDILNQCGLTKEDLIANM; this is encoded by the coding sequence ATGCCTAAACTTCCCGTCCTGTCCGGAAAGGAATTGATCGACATTCTCGTTCGATTGGGTTTTGAAGAGATTCGACAAAAAGGGAGCCACGTTTCCTTGCAAAAGATAATCGGGGATAAAAAATTCAGGACCGTTGTTCCTTTGCACAAGGAGCTGGCAAAAGGCACATTGAGGGATATTCTTAATCAGTGCGGCCTGACAAAGGAAGATCTCATCGCAAATATGTAG
- a CDS encoding DEAD/DEAH box helicase family protein, with the protein MSKPINLNDPSLPPEVRDFLAEADICSESSRMEGDGFLLLEEAESYWGSLDNFQAQLRGHFNLFADFDEEVLLELSRNTPDPFGDVYFLPPFLAALEKDAVSKEPAIYSLDHEGAPSQPEVSPWIGFTENLPLWIGAALMIPAFFASRNGNPAGAAAAEAMYLSAQQVFARCLDPIRVPPDLIRPAPRASISVGRGPSLEGDFPLVVRGVETERSAGSLRTGATTGTRIIPRAMPGSTTRATPEPIDDTAGPPIFIHDVTPPSPPLNLRGDWGELSATRISPAQRPIAPPLPPFPPSMDDNDIAILPGADDGQEMDLPTPDKDLVFDAPAALVNEVADFPSAEEFPDEPVGDPGLSSDYQYWLKNRRPYQKEAVQAVLDHWRRGGDRGLVVLPTGTGKTFTFVETLWELSRLPAFRGKKILVVAHQDQIVSQNAVALGDRFGVGKVGMVQGQTQEWNNPVVSASVQTLANHLNEVPWDEFGLLVLDEAHHYVEGNEWFEIAQRMGFFDAEGNPVDQSGEKILLGYTATPDRLSGKPLVTVYGPNLLYTRDINFFIQGDYLLKPYGISVTLTGTDDQRRPLLSEKVWALLTLDQKAQLLADIFYTNPKLHYGDAFKKTAVFLTSREEVEGLETRLRDDYGINAVGVLDDTPDRTQKLNDFKAGKYDFLLNIDIATEGFDDPGIEAVVLARPTESRSKVVQQVGRALRVDPAHPERKEALIVDLMGNLEKHDINIRAEEAYQWGKESQGLTREEGLRDEKRIYHPVVSLHWQAVDLGRFVTVDNLFRLKIKSLLTAEEQVTEISYRAGLNSDKVMQWWLGSALPETEKEVKKLEASLNIKDEGLLVAYQETVGGAIRSYLIQRLKEKAQGLGRTPIATELGGNYPSTLTYQRYFGTFNNALRAAGLEVTRTKFTGELTREGAIEILNEAAGELEAQRKTMTGHNFEALRKAAHPDWPSVPTICRAITGNKKDWNGSLRAAGLEVTRTQGELTRERAIEILQTAVGELEGQEKKISVSNFEALRKAAHPDWPSVQTICRAITGSITDWNGSLRAAGLEVIHAVGELTPKGAIEILKEAAGELEAQRKTMTEHNFEALRKAAHPDWPSIQTICKAITGSITDWNGSLRVAGLAFRPGKRPDPSLIGGKGDAGYDEPIQVSPWNEKDPGGEFSSPDKAVLDGDKAADGPGDTELAAKFDLLASGMKDDIEWSERELDALNSRGANLSEADKEWKKREESTLDRARKRLSSLEKARTFYERGEFGPARTCLLALLKAAKEGEAEDLLSLAARLPGGIGLPDWKEWHEWGRILLEIKCRDLEGQSHVPLGPVSDRRALRHKLWLETKSPESKTLRRRHEKLLSAYDRLGRKQTPEAAREFWKNFSGCFRGPPALDFFVRLCELIQDNSVVEDESAVEDQSADAPSALYAEKFQEIRVLIERDFETPKKRSRGKSPKTIALEALKSASDKLDNGNLKGALRDLNKVIKEARDQTAYMVQDRVEKLADLLRKAGG; encoded by the coding sequence ATGTCCAAACCAATCAATTTAAACGATCCGTCCCTTCCACCTGAAGTCCGTGACTTTCTTGCCGAGGCGGATATCTGTTCCGAGTCGTCCCGTATGGAAGGAGATGGTTTTCTTCTTTTGGAGGAGGCCGAAAGCTACTGGGGTTCGCTGGATAATTTTCAGGCTCAACTCCGCGGACACTTCAACCTCTTTGCCGATTTTGACGAAGAAGTTTTGCTTGAGTTGTCTCGAAACACCCCAGACCCTTTTGGGGATGTCTATTTTCTGCCTCCCTTCCTGGCCGCCCTGGAAAAGGACGCGGTCAGCAAAGAACCGGCTATTTACTCCCTCGATCATGAAGGCGCTCCGTCACAGCCCGAGGTTTCTCCCTGGATTGGTTTTACCGAAAATCTTCCCCTATGGATTGGTGCGGCCCTGATGATCCCCGCTTTTTTTGCCAGCCGGAATGGCAACCCGGCCGGGGCGGCCGCGGCTGAGGCGATGTATTTAAGTGCCCAACAGGTTTTTGCCAGATGCCTCGATCCGATCAGAGTTCCTCCGGACTTAATCAGGCCAGCCCCACGGGCAAGTATTTCTGTTGGGAGAGGCCCCTCTTTGGAAGGGGATTTTCCTTTGGTGGTCAGGGGAGTGGAAACCGAGAGAAGTGCAGGTTCTCTGCGGACAGGCGCCACAACGGGAACTCGGATCATTCCGCGTGCCATGCCAGGTTCTACAACAAGAGCAACCCCCGAACCCATTGACGATACCGCCGGCCCTCCGATTTTTATTCATGACGTAACTCCCCCTTCACCCCCTCTTAACTTAAGAGGGGACTGGGGGGAGTTATCAGCAACTCGAATTTCACCAGCTCAAAGGCCGATCGCTCCGCCTCTTCCGCCTTTTCCACCTTCCATGGATGACAACGACATCGCCATCCTCCCCGGCGCGGATGACGGACAAGAAATGGATCTCCCCACACCGGACAAAGACCTCGTATTCGATGCCCCCGCCGCTCTTGTCAACGAAGTTGCCGATTTCCCCAGTGCCGAAGAGTTCCCTGACGAACCGGTTGGCGATCCAGGACTTTCCAGCGATTACCAATACTGGCTCAAAAACCGCCGCCCTTATCAAAAGGAGGCGGTGCAGGCCGTTTTGGACCATTGGCGCCGCGGCGGCGACCGGGGACTGGTGGTTCTCCCCACCGGAACCGGAAAGACATTTACCTTCGTGGAAACCCTCTGGGAACTCTCCCGCCTTCCCGCCTTTAGAGGCAAAAAGATTCTCGTGGTGGCGCATCAGGATCAAATCGTGTCCCAGAACGCCGTCGCTCTGGGTGACCGCTTTGGCGTGGGCAAGGTCGGAATGGTTCAGGGACAAACGCAGGAATGGAACAACCCGGTTGTCTCCGCGTCGGTCCAAACGCTGGCGAATCATCTGAACGAGGTCCCGTGGGATGAGTTTGGTTTGCTGGTCTTGGACGAGGCGCATCACTACGTGGAAGGAAACGAATGGTTCGAAATCGCCCAGAGAATGGGCTTTTTTGATGCAGAGGGGAATCCTGTCGATCAATCAGGCGAGAAAATACTCCTCGGCTACACCGCCACCCCCGATCGCTTGAGCGGCAAGCCGCTGGTGACCGTCTATGGTCCCAACCTTCTCTACACCCGCGACATCAACTTTTTTATCCAGGGGGACTATCTGCTGAAACCCTATGGGATCTCCGTTACTTTGACGGGAACAGACGATCAAAGGAGGCCGCTATTGTCCGAAAAAGTATGGGCCTTACTGACGCTGGATCAAAAAGCCCAACTGTTGGCGGATATCTTTTACACCAACCCGAAACTTCATTATGGCGATGCCTTTAAAAAAACAGCCGTCTTTTTAACCAGTCGGGAAGAAGTGGAAGGGTTGGAGACAAGGTTGAGAGACGACTATGGCATCAACGCCGTTGGGGTGCTGGATGACACCCCCGACCGGACTCAAAAGCTGAATGATTTTAAGGCGGGGAAATACGATTTTCTGCTCAATATCGATATTGCCACGGAGGGGTTTGACGACCCCGGTATTGAGGCGGTTGTTTTGGCCCGTCCGACGGAAAGCCGTTCGAAAGTAGTCCAGCAGGTGGGCCGCGCCCTTCGTGTGGACCCGGCACATCCGGAGCGGAAAGAGGCGTTAATTGTGGATTTGATGGGGAATCTGGAAAAGCACGACATTAATATCAGGGCGGAAGAGGCTTATCAGTGGGGCAAAGAAAGCCAGGGGCTTACCCGAGAGGAGGGGTTGCGCGATGAGAAAAGGATTTACCACCCGGTTGTTTCCCTGCATTGGCAGGCGGTCGATTTGGGCCGGTTTGTCACCGTCGATAATTTGTTTCGTTTAAAGATCAAGAGCTTGTTGACTGCTGAGGAACAGGTTACGGAGATTTCCTATCGGGCCGGATTAAATTCCGACAAGGTCATGCAATGGTGGTTGGGGAGCGCCCTTCCCGAAACGGAAAAAGAGGTGAAAAAACTGGAAGCATCGCTCAACATAAAAGACGAGGGTCTCTTGGTTGCTTATCAGGAAACCGTGGGGGGGGCGATTAGGTCGTATTTGATCCAGCGGCTTAAAGAAAAGGCGCAGGGACTCGGAAGGACGCCGATAGCAACAGAACTGGGGGGCAACTACCCGTCTACCCTGACTTATCAGAGATACTTCGGCACCTTTAACAATGCCCTCCGTGCGGCGGGGCTGGAGGTGACACGGACAAAATTCACCGGTGAACTGACGCGCGAAGGGGCGATTGAGATTTTAAACGAGGCGGCGGGGGAGCTGGAGGCTCAACGGAAAACGATGACTGGACATAATTTTGAAGCCCTCCGAAAGGCCGCGCATCCCGACTGGCCGAGTGTCCCGACAATCTGCAGGGCCATCACGGGGAATAAAAAGGATTGGAACGGTTCCCTCCGTGCGGCGGGGCTGGAGGTGACAAGGACACAGGGGGAACTAACACGAGAAAGGGCGATTGAGATTTTACAGACGGCGGTGGGGGAACTGGAGGGTCAAGAAAAAAAGATATCTGTATCTAATTTTGAAGCCCTCCGAAAGGCCGCGCATCCCGACTGGCCGAGTGTGCAGACAATCTGCAGGGCCATCACGGGAAGTATAACAGATTGGAATGGTTCCCTCCGTGCGGCGGGGCTGGAGGTGATACATGCGGTAGGTGAACTGACGCCCAAAGGGGCGATTGAGATTTTGAAAGAGGCGGCGGGGGAGCTGGAGGCTCAACGGAAAACGATGACTGAACATAATTTTGAAGCCCTCCGAAAGGCCGCGCATCCCGACTGGCCGAGTATACAGACAATCTGCAAGGCCATCACGGGAAGTATAACAGATTGGAATGGTTCCCTCCGTGTGGCGGGGTTGGCTTTTCGGCCGGGGAAAAGACCCGACCCCTCCCTCATCGGCGGTAAAGGGGATGCCGGGTATGACGAGCCGATTCAGGTGTCGCCATGGAACGAAAAAGATCCCGGCGGAGAATTTTCTTCACCCGATAAAGCCGTTCTTGATGGGGATAAGGCGGCGGATGGGCCGGGGGATACCGAGTTGGCGGCGAAATTTGACCTTCTGGCGTCAGGAATGAAAGATGACATCGAATGGTCGGAAAGAGAGCTTGATGCATTAAACTCAAGGGGCGCAAATTTGAGTGAAGCGGACAAGGAATGGAAAAAACGGGAGGAATCGACGCTTGATCGGGCAAGGAAAAGATTGTCTTCGTTGGAAAAGGCCAGAACATTTTATGAACGGGGCGAATTTGGTCCGGCGCGTACTTGTTTACTGGCTTTGCTCAAAGCGGCCAAGGAGGGTGAGGCGGAAGATCTGCTGTCTCTGGCGGCGCGACTGCCGGGGGGAATCGGTCTCCCCGACTGGAAAGAATGGCACGAGTGGGGCCGCATCCTTCTGGAGATCAAATGCCGAGACTTAGAAGGACAGTCTCATGTCCCGCTTGGACCGGTGAGTGATCGTCGAGCGTTACGCCACAAATTATGGCTGGAAACTAAATCACCGGAATCGAAGACCCTCCGTCGTCGGCATGAAAAACTACTTTCGGCCTATGATCGACTGGGTAGAAAGCAAACTCCGGAGGCGGCAAGAGAGTTTTGGAAGAATTTCAGCGGCTGTTTTCGGGGCCCGCCGGCTTTGGATTTTTTTGTCCGCTTGTGTGAGCTTATCCAAGATAATTCCGTCGTCGAGGATGAGTCGGCAGTCGAGGATCAATCGGCAGACGCGCCTTCGGCACTTTACGCTGAAAAATTCCAGGAAATCCGCGTTCTCATCGAAAGAGATTTCGAGACCCCAAAGAAGCGTTCAAGAGGGAAGTCTCCAAAAACCATCGCTCTTGAAGCCCTCAAAAGTGCGTCGGACAAACTGGACAACGGAAATTTGAAAGGGGCGCTTAGAGACTTGAACAAAGTGATTAAGGAGGCCCGCGATCAGACGGCTTATATGGTTCAGGACCGCGTGGAGAAACTCGCGGACTTGCTCCGGAAAGCGGGCGGGTAA